Proteins co-encoded in one Cinclus cinclus chromosome Z, bCinCin1.1, whole genome shotgun sequence genomic window:
- the NIPSNAP3A gene encoding protein NipSnap homolog 3A isoform X2: MLPLALLRRPLAAAARLALPRCGPQVAVCLATGPRQNNGIFYEIRTYDIKPAKMKEFLEMVNKYFHFRTAHSELVGFWYSELGAMNKVFHIWKYDNFAHRAAVRHALANDRDWQGKFISTALPLVEKQHNEVAYLVPWCQLGKPPKEGGVYEWVTFQMKPGGPALWGEAFRAAINAHINTGYTRLIGVFHTEYGLLNTVHVLWWNESPDHRAAGRHSAHEDARVVAAVRDSVRFLESQQNVLLIPLQCSPLK; encoded by the exons ATGCTGCCGCTGGCCCTGCTCCGCCGAccgctcgccgccgccgcccgcctgGCCCTGCCGCGCTGCGGCCCGCAGGTAGCG GTCTGCCTTGCTACAGGGCCCAGACAAAATAATGGCATTTTCTACGAAATTCGCACCTATGATATTAAGCCAGCGAAGATGAAGGAGTTTTTGGAAATGGTCAACAAGTACTTTCACTTTCGCACAGCTCACTCGGAGCTGGTGGGATTTTGGTATTCGGAGCTGGGAGCAATGAACAAGGTGTTTCACATTTGGAAGTACG ATAATTTTGCCCACAGAGCAGCAGTCCGGCATGCACTAGCAAACGACAGAGACTGGCAGGGAAAATTCATCTCTACAGCTCTCCCCTTGGTAGAGAAGCAGCACAATGAGGTTGCTTATCTGGTGCCCTGGTGTCAACTTGGAAAGCCTCCAAAGGAAGGGG GTGTGTATGAATGGGTTACTTTCCAGATGAAGCCTGGTGGGCCAGCATTGTGGGGTGAAGCATTTCGAGCTGCAATCAATGCTCACATCAACACAGGATATACCAGGCTGATTGGTGTTTTCCATACAGAATATGGATTACTTAACACAG TCCATGTGTTATGGTGGAATGAGAGCCCAGATCACCGGGCAGCAGGAAGACACAGTGCCCATGAAGATGCCAGAGTGGTAGCAGCTG TGCGTGACAGTGTGAGATTCTTGGAGTCCCAGCAAAATGTGCTTCTCATTCCTCTGCAATGCTCACCCCTGAAGTGA
- the NIPSNAP3A gene encoding protein NipSnap homolog 3A isoform X3 produces the protein MLPLALLRRPLAAAARLALPRCGPQVCLATGPRQNNGIFYEIRTYDIKPAKMKEFLEMVNKYFHFRTAHSELVGFWYSELGAMNKVFHIWKYDNFAHRAAVRHALANDRDWQGKFISTALPLVEKQHNEVAYLVPWCQLGKPPKEGGVYEWVTFQMKPGGPALWGEAFRAAINAHINTGYTRLIGVFHTEYGLLNTVHVLWWNESPDHRAAGRHSAHEDARVVAAVRDSVRFLESQQNVLLIPLQCSPLK, from the exons ATGCTGCCGCTGGCCCTGCTCCGCCGAccgctcgccgccgccgcccgcctgGCCCTGCCGCGCTGCGGCCCGCAG GTCTGCCTTGCTACAGGGCCCAGACAAAATAATGGCATTTTCTACGAAATTCGCACCTATGATATTAAGCCAGCGAAGATGAAGGAGTTTTTGGAAATGGTCAACAAGTACTTTCACTTTCGCACAGCTCACTCGGAGCTGGTGGGATTTTGGTATTCGGAGCTGGGAGCAATGAACAAGGTGTTTCACATTTGGAAGTACG ATAATTTTGCCCACAGAGCAGCAGTCCGGCATGCACTAGCAAACGACAGAGACTGGCAGGGAAAATTCATCTCTACAGCTCTCCCCTTGGTAGAGAAGCAGCACAATGAGGTTGCTTATCTGGTGCCCTGGTGTCAACTTGGAAAGCCTCCAAAGGAAGGGG GTGTGTATGAATGGGTTACTTTCCAGATGAAGCCTGGTGGGCCAGCATTGTGGGGTGAAGCATTTCGAGCTGCAATCAATGCTCACATCAACACAGGATATACCAGGCTGATTGGTGTTTTCCATACAGAATATGGATTACTTAACACAG TCCATGTGTTATGGTGGAATGAGAGCCCAGATCACCGGGCAGCAGGAAGACACAGTGCCCATGAAGATGCCAGAGTGGTAGCAGCTG TGCGTGACAGTGTGAGATTCTTGGAGTCCCAGCAAAATGTGCTTCTCATTCCTCTGCAATGCTCACCCCTGAAGTGA
- the NIPSNAP3A gene encoding protein NipSnap homolog 3A isoform X4 gives MKEFLEMVNKYFHFRTAHSELVGFWYSELGAMNKVFHIWKYDNFAHRAAVRHALANDRDWQGKFISTALPLVEKQHNEVAYLVPWCQLGKPPKEGGVYEWVTFQMKPGGPALWGEAFRAAINAHINTGYTRLIGVFHTEYGLLNTVHVLWWNESPDHRAAGRHSAHEDARVVAAVRDSVRFLESQQNVLLIPLQCSPLK, from the exons ATGAAGGAGTTTTTGGAAATGGTCAACAAGTACTTTCACTTTCGCACAGCTCACTCGGAGCTGGTGGGATTTTGGTATTCGGAGCTGGGAGCAATGAACAAGGTGTTTCACATTTGGAAGTACG ATAATTTTGCCCACAGAGCAGCAGTCCGGCATGCACTAGCAAACGACAGAGACTGGCAGGGAAAATTCATCTCTACAGCTCTCCCCTTGGTAGAGAAGCAGCACAATGAGGTTGCTTATCTGGTGCCCTGGTGTCAACTTGGAAAGCCTCCAAAGGAAGGGG GTGTGTATGAATGGGTTACTTTCCAGATGAAGCCTGGTGGGCCAGCATTGTGGGGTGAAGCATTTCGAGCTGCAATCAATGCTCACATCAACACAGGATATACCAGGCTGATTGGTGTTTTCCATACAGAATATGGATTACTTAACACAG TCCATGTGTTATGGTGGAATGAGAGCCCAGATCACCGGGCAGCAGGAAGACACAGTGCCCATGAAGATGCCAGAGTGGTAGCAGCTG TGCGTGACAGTGTGAGATTCTTGGAGTCCCAGCAAAATGTGCTTCTCATTCCTCTGCAATGCTCACCCCTGAAGTGA